A window of Rhodococcus sp. SGAir0479 contains these coding sequences:
- a CDS encoding acyl-CoA dehydrogenase family protein → MNLALTEEERAFRDEMRAFFRSEIPAETRERVASGAPIGRDDFVASQRILHAAGLAVPHWPVQWGGRDWSVVQRHIWLDEMQLASVPEPLAFNANMVGPVIATFGSEEQKARFLPPTANLDIWWCQGFSEPEAGSDLASLQTRAVRDGEFYVVNGQKTWTTMAQYADWIFCLVRTDPSAPKKQAGISFLLIDLASPGVTVRPIRLIDGSYEVNEVFFDDVRVPAENLVGEENAGWSYAKFLLGNERTGVTGVGRTKVKLARAKQHAARTALGSGTLLDDPLFAARVAELENDLLALELTQLRVVAGSAHGKPDPASSLLKLRGSELQQAATELLVDVAGPDSLPFDAGTDVASPQWAQRAAPIYLNYRKVSIYSGSSEVQRSIIASSILGL, encoded by the coding sequence ATGAATCTGGCTCTGACCGAGGAAGAACGTGCGTTCCGGGACGAGATGCGGGCCTTCTTCCGCAGTGAGATCCCGGCCGAGACACGCGAGCGAGTGGCGTCGGGCGCGCCGATCGGACGCGACGACTTCGTGGCGTCGCAGCGCATCCTCCACGCCGCCGGCCTCGCGGTGCCGCACTGGCCGGTCCAGTGGGGCGGTAGGGACTGGTCGGTGGTGCAACGCCACATCTGGCTCGACGAGATGCAACTGGCGTCGGTGCCCGAGCCACTCGCGTTCAACGCCAACATGGTGGGCCCGGTGATCGCGACCTTCGGTTCGGAAGAACAGAAGGCTCGGTTCCTGCCGCCCACCGCGAACCTCGACATCTGGTGGTGCCAGGGCTTTTCGGAGCCCGAGGCCGGCTCCGACCTGGCGTCGTTGCAGACCCGCGCGGTCCGGGACGGCGAGTTCTACGTCGTCAACGGGCAGAAGACGTGGACGACGATGGCTCAGTACGCGGACTGGATCTTCTGCCTGGTCCGCACCGACCCGAGCGCCCCGAAGAAGCAGGCCGGCATCTCGTTTCTCCTCATCGATCTCGCGTCCCCGGGCGTCACGGTCCGGCCGATCCGATTGATCGACGGCAGCTACGAGGTCAACGAGGTGTTCTTCGACGATGTCCGGGTGCCGGCGGAGAACCTCGTCGGCGAGGAGAACGCGGGATGGAGTTACGCGAAGTTCCTGCTCGGCAACGAACGGACCGGGGTGACCGGCGTGGGCCGCACCAAGGTCAAGCTCGCGCGGGCCAAGCAGCATGCGGCGCGGACCGCGCTCGGGTCCGGGACGTTGCTCGACGACCCGCTGTTCGCGGCGCGGGTCGCGGAACTGGAGAACGACCTGCTCGCGCTGGAGCTGACCCAGCTGCGCGTCGTCGCCGGTTCGGCGCACGGCAAGCCGGATCCGGCGTCGTCGTTGCTGAAGCTGCGGGGCTCGGAGCTGCAACAGGCCGCGACCGAGCTGCTGGTCGACGTCGCCGGGCCGGACTCGCTGCCGTTCGACGCCGGTACGGACGTGGCCAGTCCGCAGTGGGCCCAGCGGGCGGCACCGATCTATCTGAACTACCGCAAGGTGTCCATCTACAGCGGATCGAGCGAGGTGCAGCGCAGCATCATCGCGTCCTCGATCCTCGGACTGTGA
- a CDS encoding ABC transporter permease, whose translation MAVTTSPMRKVSLRSLAAHKVRLVLTVLSVVLGTAFVAGSFVFTDTLQKTFDSIFEGTAQGVDVRVSPVEEGSSGVPIADVDTIRGVDGVRAVAPSVGGQIVVLDSAGKPMQNGGAPSVGASYLPPEQQLGEPTKFVSGTPPEQPGRIALNESAAERAGLTVGASTRVLTMAGWQDVTISGIYAPETDTGGYVGALFTDAQARQLFTDGSHVGYIDVAGTGASQDELRDRVAAALPDTKVQTGAEVKQETKDEIGEALSFVNYFLLAFGAIALLVGTFIIYNTFSMIVAQRLRELALLRAIGASRKQVGRSVVFEALVVGVIGSALGLAGGIGLAYGLRGLLNAFDLGLPEGPLQVAPRTIVVALVLGVIVTVVSAYAPARRASKVPPVAAMREEFASTGDTLRVRTLVGAIAAVLGVLALVVGAQSTGGGAAATVGLGALALVLAVLLAAPALSRPVVGALGAVFAKPFGSVGRLARTNAVRNPKRTAATAFALTLGLMLVSVIGVFGASAKASVNSLVDKGVEADFVLTGPQGIGVPAGAAGAAARVNGVEKAVSLHGVAVEIDGEDAFGTSLGNSPDGVLDYTMTEGAGSVSGTDMMVSETEAADHGWKLGTPVTLTDRDGEQVTTTVTGIYADNQLLGPWVVSDEVYQQVTPLNMRTEWAVLIEAAPDADLAAMATDLARATDPFVVVQVQDREQFKGTQGQQIDMLLAVLYGLLALAVVIAILGIVNTLALSVVERRREIGMLRAVGMQRAQVRRTIYLESVLIAVFGALVGVVLGVVFGWGFVRTLADQGLDHIAVPWGQVVAMLIGSGVVGVLAALWPASRAARTKPLEAIADV comes from the coding sequence ATGGCCGTCACCACTTCTCCGATGCGCAAGGTGTCCCTGCGCAGCCTCGCCGCGCACAAGGTGCGGCTCGTTCTGACCGTGCTGTCGGTGGTGCTCGGTACCGCGTTCGTCGCGGGCTCGTTCGTGTTCACCGACACCCTCCAGAAGACCTTCGACAGCATCTTCGAGGGCACCGCGCAGGGCGTCGACGTCCGGGTCAGCCCCGTCGAGGAGGGCTCGAGCGGTGTCCCGATCGCCGATGTCGACACCATCCGCGGCGTCGACGGGGTGCGCGCGGTCGCACCGTCGGTGGGCGGTCAGATCGTGGTCCTCGACTCGGCGGGCAAGCCGATGCAGAACGGGGGCGCTCCGAGCGTCGGCGCGTCCTACCTGCCGCCCGAGCAGCAGCTCGGCGAACCCACGAAGTTCGTCTCGGGCACGCCACCCGAGCAGCCCGGCCGGATCGCGCTCAACGAGAGCGCGGCCGAGCGGGCCGGACTCACGGTCGGCGCCTCCACCCGGGTGCTCACCATGGCCGGCTGGCAGGACGTGACGATCTCCGGCATCTACGCGCCCGAGACCGACACCGGGGGCTACGTCGGCGCATTGTTCACCGACGCGCAGGCGCGTCAGCTGTTCACCGACGGAAGCCACGTCGGCTACATCGACGTCGCGGGCACCGGCGCCTCGCAGGACGAACTGCGAGACCGCGTCGCGGCAGCACTCCCCGACACCAAGGTGCAGACCGGCGCCGAGGTGAAGCAGGAGACGAAGGACGAGATCGGCGAGGCCCTGAGCTTCGTCAACTACTTCCTGCTCGCGTTCGGGGCGATCGCACTGCTGGTGGGCACGTTCATCATCTACAACACGTTCTCGATGATCGTGGCGCAGCGCCTGCGCGAGCTGGCGTTGCTGCGCGCGATCGGTGCGAGCCGCAAGCAGGTGGGCCGCTCGGTGGTGTTCGAGGCGCTGGTGGTCGGCGTGATCGGCAGCGCGCTCGGACTCGCCGGCGGCATCGGCCTCGCCTACGGCCTGCGCGGGCTGCTCAACGCGTTCGACCTCGGCCTGCCCGAGGGCCCGCTGCAGGTGGCGCCCCGCACGATCGTCGTCGCGCTGGTGCTCGGTGTGATCGTCACGGTCGTCAGCGCCTACGCCCCGGCGCGTCGCGCGTCGAAGGTCCCGCCGGTCGCCGCGATGCGGGAGGAATTCGCGTCCACCGGTGACACGCTGAGGGTGCGGACGCTCGTCGGTGCGATCGCCGCGGTGCTGGGGGTGCTGGCTCTCGTCGTCGGTGCCCAGTCCACCGGTGGGGGTGCGGCGGCGACCGTCGGGCTCGGAGCGTTGGCTCTGGTGCTCGCGGTTCTGCTGGCGGCACCGGCGCTGTCGCGCCCGGTCGTCGGTGCGCTGGGCGCGGTGTTCGCCAAGCCGTTCGGATCGGTGGGCCGACTGGCCCGCACCAACGCCGTCCGTAACCCCAAGCGCACGGCCGCCACCGCGTTCGCACTGACTCTCGGCCTGATGCTGGTGTCGGTGATCGGCGTGTTCGGTGCGTCCGCGAAGGCCAGCGTGAACTCGCTCGTCGACAAGGGCGTCGAGGCCGACTTCGTGCTCACCGGACCGCAGGGCATCGGCGTCCCGGCCGGCGCCGCCGGAGCGGCGGCCCGCGTGAACGGTGTCGAGAAGGCCGTCTCGCTGCACGGCGTGGCGGTCGAGATCGACGGCGAGGATGCGTTCGGCACCTCGCTGGGCAACTCGCCCGACGGCGTGCTCGACTACACGATGACCGAGGGCGCGGGGTCGGTCAGCGGCACCGACATGATGGTGAGCGAGACCGAGGCTGCCGACCACGGCTGGAAGCTCGGGACCCCGGTCACGCTCACCGACCGGGACGGCGAGCAGGTGACCACGACGGTGACCGGCATCTACGCCGACAACCAGCTGCTCGGACCGTGGGTGGTGTCGGACGAGGTGTACCAGCAGGTGACGCCGCTGAACATGCGCACCGAGTGGGCCGTGTTGATCGAGGCGGCCCCCGACGCGGACCTCGCGGCCATGGCGACGGACCTGGCGCGCGCCACCGATCCGTTCGTCGTGGTGCAGGTGCAGGACCGGGAGCAGTTCAAGGGCACCCAGGGACAGCAGATCGACATGCTGCTGGCGGTGCTCTACGGGCTCCTCGCGCTCGCGGTGGTCATCGCGATTCTCGGCATCGTCAACACGCTGGCGCTCTCGGTCGTCGAACGTCGTCGCGAGATCGGCATGCTGCGTGCGGTGGGCATGCAGCGGGCTCAGGTTCGGCGCACCATCTACCTCGAATCCGTGTTGATCGCGGTCTTCGGTGCCCTCGTCGGCGTCGTGCTCGGGGTGGTGTTCGGCTGGGGCTTCGTCCGGACGCTGGCCGACCAGGGACTCGACCACATCGCCGTCCCGTGGGGCCAGGTGGTGGCGATGCTGATCGGGTCCGGCGTGGTCGGGGTGCTGGCGGCCCTGTGGCCCGCTTCCCGGGCGGCGCGGACGAAACCGCTCGAGGCCATCGCCGACGTCTAG
- a CDS encoding serine hydrolase domain-containing protein produces the protein MKSVQRKVLYPALAVAFSSTLAFSATAQALPAGSSSGVTLPFGSTGSYGEGTDDPSYAAVAHRIGAVLAERGIPGAQVIYADNSTERAFNYGVSSVATGDPVSSRTVFEAASLTKVVAAYVVLQLVDEGVLDLDRPLSEYFTYPRIAADPAADRITARMVLTHTSGLPNWATGPSSPEFESTPVHTVFEPGTQWSYSGEGFYYLQKTVESLTGTPFDRLLQERVFDRFAMADSDLVTDPAFEAVTAVGHTADGSPKPVRNFPRANIAYTLRTTAADYNRFIRGALLGGVGLAPTTRDMMFDAAGSADHGGVDREATDHIDWGLGIGLQRNELGDAVWHWGDNGPFKAFFIAYPDTGRSLVLMTDSESGLTAVDDLVHEFFGPGTVYATRWIAEAE, from the coding sequence GTGAAATCTGTCCAACGCAAGGTTCTGTATCCGGCTCTCGCCGTGGCTTTTTCGAGCACATTGGCGTTCTCCGCCACCGCGCAGGCGCTTCCTGCGGGCTCGTCCTCGGGCGTCACGTTGCCGTTCGGGTCGACCGGCTCGTACGGAGAGGGGACCGACGACCCCTCGTACGCCGCCGTCGCGCACCGTATCGGTGCCGTCCTCGCCGAGCGCGGGATCCCGGGCGCGCAGGTGATCTACGCGGACAACTCGACCGAACGTGCCTTCAACTACGGTGTGTCGAGCGTCGCCACCGGCGACCCCGTCTCTTCCCGCACCGTCTTCGAAGCAGCATCGCTGACCAAGGTGGTGGCCGCTTACGTCGTCCTGCAGCTGGTGGACGAGGGTGTGCTGGATCTCGACCGGCCGCTCTCGGAGTACTTCACGTATCCCCGGATCGCGGCGGACCCCGCAGCCGATCGGATCACCGCGAGAATGGTGTTGACGCACACCTCCGGCCTGCCGAACTGGGCGACCGGTCCGTCCAGCCCCGAGTTCGAATCGACTCCGGTGCACACCGTTTTCGAGCCTGGAACGCAGTGGTCGTACTCGGGCGAAGGCTTCTACTACCTGCAGAAGACGGTGGAGTCGTTGACCGGAACACCGTTCGACCGGCTCCTCCAGGAGCGGGTGTTCGACCGGTTCGCGATGGCAGACAGCGACCTGGTCACCGATCCCGCTTTCGAGGCGGTGACCGCTGTCGGTCACACCGCGGACGGCAGCCCGAAGCCCGTCCGCAATTTTCCCCGCGCGAACATCGCCTACACGCTGCGGACCACCGCCGCCGACTACAACAGGTTCATCCGCGGCGCGCTGCTCGGCGGCGTCGGGCTTGCACCGACCACCCGCGACATGATGTTCGACGCGGCCGGCAGCGCCGACCACGGGGGTGTCGACCGGGAAGCGACCGACCACATCGACTGGGGGCTCGGCATCGGGCTGCAGCGCAACGAGCTGGGGGACGCCGTCTGGCACTGGGGCGACAACGGACCTTTCAAGGCGTTCTTCATCGCCTATCCCGACACGGGCCGCAGCCTCGTGCTCATGACCGACAGCGAGTCCGGTCTGACGGCCGTCGACGACCTCGTGCACGAGTTCTTCGGACCCGGCACCGTCTATGCGACGAGATGGATCGCCGAAGCCGAGTAG
- a CDS encoding acyl-CoA dehydrogenase family protein, with the protein MDFTLDDEQTLLQDTTRELLGRCYGTETLAAVKATPRGWSEDVWRRLAETGLLGLGFAEEDGGSGGGAVEIGVVMTELGRRLAPEPVLDAVLVPGGLIADVGSEAQRRKLLPAVSAGGTLLAFAHTEPGSRWPVVDVATRAVRQGDSWALTGTKNPVPHGDCADLLVVSATLPDGGVGLFLVSADAPGLVRTPYPTHDGLRAAQLDLRDVVAEPLGDGDVGDSTVAVRAAHVRAQAALCAEAVGAMEEALRITTEYLRTRRQFGVPLATFQTLTQRAADMYVSLELARSMSLYATMSLADGVVDPVVASRAKLRVGRSARHIGQEAIQMHGGIGMTAEYAVGHYVARLTAIEQTLGATDDHLRVLVADVAGHDMVEVAD; encoded by the coding sequence ATGGATTTCACACTGGACGACGAACAGACGCTGCTGCAGGACACCACCCGGGAGTTGCTCGGCCGCTGCTACGGCACGGAGACCCTGGCCGCGGTCAAGGCGACGCCGCGCGGATGGAGTGAGGACGTGTGGCGGCGCTTGGCCGAGACCGGGCTCCTCGGTCTCGGATTCGCCGAGGAGGACGGTGGCTCCGGCGGGGGCGCCGTCGAAATCGGGGTGGTGATGACGGAATTGGGGCGGCGTCTCGCCCCCGAGCCGGTCCTCGACGCCGTGCTGGTCCCGGGCGGCCTGATCGCCGACGTCGGTAGCGAGGCCCAACGCCGCAAGCTCCTTCCCGCCGTGTCGGCGGGAGGCACGCTGCTCGCGTTCGCCCACACCGAACCCGGTTCCCGGTGGCCCGTGGTTGACGTCGCCACCCGAGCCGTACGGCAGGGGGATTCGTGGGCGCTCACCGGCACCAAGAACCCTGTGCCGCACGGCGACTGCGCGGATCTGCTGGTCGTCTCCGCGACGTTGCCGGACGGCGGGGTCGGTCTGTTCCTGGTGAGTGCGGACGCACCCGGACTGGTGCGCACGCCGTACCCGACGCACGACGGTCTGCGTGCCGCACAGCTGGATCTCCGGGATGTCGTCGCCGAGCCCCTCGGCGACGGCGATGTCGGGGACAGCACGGTCGCGGTCCGTGCCGCACACGTGCGGGCGCAGGCGGCGCTGTGCGCCGAGGCCGTCGGCGCGATGGAGGAGGCGCTGCGAATCACCACCGAATACCTGCGTACGAGAAGACAGTTCGGGGTTCCGCTGGCTACATTCCAAACCCTCACCCAGCGGGCGGCGGACATGTACGTCTCGCTCGAACTGGCACGAAGCATGAGTCTGTACGCGACGATGTCGCTGGCGGACGGCGTCGTCGACCCGGTCGTCGCGTCGCGGGCCAAACTACGGGTCGGGCGTTCGGCGCGGCACATCGGGCAGGAAGCGATCCAGATGCACGGGGGAATCGGGATGACGGCCGAATACGCCGTGGGGCACTACGTCGCCAGATTGACGGCCATCGAGCAGACCCTCGGGGCGACGGACGACCACCTGCGGGTGTTGGTCGCCGACGTCGCAGGCCACGACATGGTCGAGGTCGCGGACTAG
- a CDS encoding ABC transporter ATP-binding protein — translation MLGMPTETEMPTDTTVAARAVNLAKVYGTGDTQVHALAGVSAEFARGEFTAIMGPSGSGKSTLMHCLAGLDAATSGSVLIGATDLTTLSDKQMTQLRRDRIGFVFQAFNLVPTLTALENITLPLDIAGRKADQQWLDTVIDRLGLRDRLDHRPGELSGGQQQRVACARALAGQPEIIFGDEPTGNLDSRSSGEVLSILRAAVDEFDQTVVIVTHDPRAASFADRVVFLADGQIVDELREPTAESVLDRMKNLETV, via the coding sequence ATGTTGGGCATGCCAACCGAAACCGAGATGCCCACCGACACCACAGTGGCCGCCCGCGCGGTCAACCTCGCGAAGGTCTACGGGACGGGGGACACCCAGGTCCATGCGCTCGCCGGGGTCTCCGCCGAGTTCGCACGGGGTGAGTTCACCGCCATCATGGGGCCGTCCGGCTCCGGCAAGTCGACGCTCATGCACTGCCTCGCCGGCCTGGACGCGGCGACCTCGGGTTCGGTGCTGATCGGCGCCACCGATCTGACGACGCTCTCGGACAAGCAGATGACGCAGCTGCGCCGCGACCGGATCGGGTTCGTGTTCCAGGCGTTCAACCTGGTGCCGACCCTCACGGCGCTCGAGAACATCACGCTGCCGCTCGACATCGCCGGCCGCAAGGCCGACCAGCAGTGGCTCGACACGGTCATCGATCGGTTGGGATTACGGGATCGCCTCGACCACCGGCCCGGGGAGCTGTCGGGCGGCCAGCAGCAGCGGGTGGCGTGTGCGCGCGCCCTCGCCGGACAGCCGGAGATCATCTTCGGTGACGAACCCACCGGCAATCTGGACTCGCGCTCGTCCGGTGAGGTGCTCTCGATCCTGCGGGCCGCCGTCGACGAGTTCGACCAGACCGTCGTGATCGTCACGCACGACCCCCGCGCCGCGAGCTTCGCCGACCGGGTGGTGTTCCTCGCCGACGGGCAGATCGTGGACGAACTGCGTGAGCCCACGGCGGAGTCGGTCCTCGACCGCATGAAGAACCTCGAGACGGTCTGA
- a CDS encoding alpha/beta fold hydrolase, with protein MTDQSHRDYDVYDLGDVELQSGFTLRGAKLAYKTYGTLDEDRSNAVVYPTWFSGRHWDNEWLIGPGKGLDPEKYFIIVPNMLGNGLSSSPSNTPPPFDGPRFPRVTFYDQVECQHKLVTEHFGIERLALVLGWSMGAGQTYQWGVSYPDMMDALLPFCGSSVTSPHNKVFLDSVAAALTADAAWNDGWYTEQPHIGLRAAARVYAGWGFSQAFYREEDWRTLGFSSLDDFLVGFWEGFFLDGRDVNNLLSMLWTWKHGDVGNTPGFDGDTEAALRSIRARIIQMPCETDLYFCPEDEQWASQFIAGTELRVIPSIWGHFAGGGSHDEDTAFIDRAVRELLAPSGDE; from the coding sequence ATGACCGACCAGAGCCACCGCGACTACGACGTCTACGACCTCGGGGATGTCGAACTGCAGAGCGGTTTCACCCTGCGCGGAGCGAAGCTCGCCTACAAGACGTACGGCACGCTGGACGAGGACCGCAGCAACGCCGTCGTGTACCCCACCTGGTTCTCCGGTCGGCACTGGGACAACGAATGGCTGATCGGCCCGGGCAAGGGACTGGATCCGGAGAAGTACTTCATCATCGTGCCGAACATGCTCGGCAACGGTCTGTCGTCGTCTCCGAGCAACACGCCGCCGCCCTTCGACGGTCCGCGGTTTCCGCGCGTCACCTTCTACGACCAGGTGGAGTGCCAGCACAAGTTGGTGACCGAGCACTTCGGCATCGAACGGTTGGCGCTGGTGCTGGGGTGGTCGATGGGCGCCGGCCAGACGTACCAGTGGGGGGTGAGCTACCCGGACATGATGGATGCGCTGCTGCCCTTCTGCGGGTCCTCCGTCACCAGCCCGCACAACAAGGTCTTCCTCGACAGCGTCGCGGCGGCGCTCACCGCCGACGCGGCCTGGAACGACGGTTGGTACACCGAACAGCCGCACATCGGTCTGCGAGCGGCGGCACGGGTGTACGCCGGTTGGGGGTTCTCCCAGGCGTTCTATCGCGAGGAGGACTGGCGCACACTGGGATTCAGCTCGCTGGACGACTTTCTCGTCGGCTTCTGGGAGGGCTTCTTCCTCGACGGGCGGGACGTCAACAATCTGCTGTCCATGCTGTGGACGTGGAAGCACGGGGACGTGGGCAACACCCCCGGCTTCGACGGTGACACCGAGGCCGCGCTGCGGTCGATCAGAGCGCGCATCATCCAGATGCCCTGCGAGACCGACCTCTACTTCTGCCCGGAGGACGAGCAGTGGGCGTCCCAGTTCATCGCGGGCACCGAGCTGCGGGTGATCCCGAGTATCTGGGGGCACTTCGCCGGCGGCGGCTCCCACGACGAGGACACCGCCTTCATCGACCGGGCCGTCCGCGAGCTACTCGCCCCGTCCGGGGACGAGTGA
- a CDS encoding arylsulfatase, whose amino-acid sequence MAAAEFTGKVTVDIRDSTPDWAPFAEPRAPEGAPNVLYLVWDDTGIGTWDFYGGLVEMPNLRRIADRGVLLSQFHTTALCSPTRASLLTGRNPTSVGMATVEEFTDGFPNASGRIPADTALISEVLGARGWNTYAVGKWHLTPLEESNLAATKRNWPLSRGFERFYGFLGGEADQWYPNLVYDNHPVTSPAAPEDGYHLSRDLADKSIEFIRDAAVIAPDKPWFLYLCPGCGHAPHHVSTEWSDRYRGRFDMGYERYREIVLDNQKRLGLLPADTELSPLNPYADEVSADGAPWPVGDTVRPWESLDDDERRLFCRMAEVFAGFQSYTDAQIGRLLDYLEESGQLDNTIVVLLSDNGASGEGGPNGSVNEYRFFNGYPDRVEDGLPKIDALGSPETYNHYCTGWAMAFNTPHKLFKRYASHEGGIADPCVISWPAGVSARGAVRDNYVNVCDITPTVYECLGIVPPPLVGGVPQRPLEGTSFRAILDDPDAATGKRTQFYSMLGTRGIWHDGWFANTVHPAAPSNWSHFDDDRWELFHLERDRSQVHDLAAARPDKLDELRRLWFDEAAKYDGLPLNDLDVLSAFLRARPYLTGARESFVYYPDAAEVGPGAALEMRGRSFSVLARVRLESADAEGVLFAHGGRLGGHTLFVQDGRLKYVYNFLGEEEQVVVSAEPVPREARVLGVRFTRTGAADDGFTPVGDVTLHIDDRNVGARGGVRIQPAMFSGVGQGIRVGRDTGQSVSRLYSVPFRFRGGTVLDVTADVSGVPYLDLEREIARAFAHD is encoded by the coding sequence ATGGCTGCTGCGGAGTTCACGGGCAAGGTAACGGTCGACATTCGGGATTCGACGCCGGACTGGGCGCCGTTCGCCGAACCTCGCGCCCCCGAGGGTGCGCCCAACGTGCTGTATCTCGTGTGGGACGACACCGGGATCGGGACCTGGGACTTCTACGGCGGCCTGGTCGAGATGCCGAACCTGCGGCGCATCGCCGACCGGGGTGTGTTGCTGAGTCAGTTCCACACGACGGCGCTGTGCTCGCCGACCCGTGCGTCGCTGCTGACCGGACGTAATCCCACGTCGGTGGGAATGGCGACGGTGGAGGAGTTCACCGACGGCTTCCCCAACGCGAGCGGACGGATTCCCGCCGACACCGCACTGATCTCCGAGGTGCTCGGCGCGCGCGGATGGAACACCTATGCCGTCGGCAAGTGGCACCTGACCCCGCTCGAAGAGTCGAATCTGGCTGCCACCAAACGAAATTGGCCGCTGTCGCGGGGTTTCGAGAGGTTCTACGGGTTCCTCGGCGGGGAAGCGGACCAGTGGTATCCCAACCTGGTCTACGACAACCATCCGGTGACGTCGCCGGCGGCCCCCGAGGACGGCTATCACCTGTCGAGGGACCTCGCGGACAAATCGATCGAGTTCATCCGCGACGCCGCAGTCATCGCCCCCGACAAGCCGTGGTTCCTCTATCTCTGTCCGGGTTGCGGGCATGCGCCGCATCATGTTTCGACCGAATGGTCCGACCGGTACCGCGGTCGCTTCGACATGGGATACGAGCGGTATCGCGAGATCGTCCTCGACAACCAGAAACGGCTCGGCCTGCTTCCCGCGGACACCGAACTCTCGCCGCTGAACCCGTACGCGGACGAGGTGAGCGCCGACGGGGCGCCGTGGCCCGTCGGCGACACCGTGCGGCCGTGGGAGTCGCTCGACGACGACGAGCGGCGGCTGTTCTGCCGGATGGCGGAGGTGTTCGCGGGCTTCCAGAGCTACACGGACGCCCAGATCGGCCGGTTGCTGGACTACCTCGAGGAATCCGGCCAGCTCGACAACACGATCGTGGTGCTGTTGTCGGACAACGGCGCCAGCGGCGAGGGCGGGCCCAACGGCTCGGTCAACGAGTATCGCTTCTTCAACGGTTACCCCGATCGGGTCGAGGACGGGCTCCCGAAGATCGACGCGCTCGGTAGTCCGGAGACGTACAACCACTACTGCACCGGGTGGGCGATGGCGTTCAATACGCCGCACAAGCTGTTCAAGCGGTACGCCTCGCACGAGGGCGGCATTGCCGACCCGTGTGTGATCTCGTGGCCGGCGGGCGTCTCCGCCCGCGGCGCGGTCCGCGACAACTACGTCAACGTCTGCGACATCACCCCCACCGTGTACGAGTGCCTCGGGATCGTCCCGCCACCGCTGGTGGGCGGGGTGCCGCAGCGGCCGCTCGAGGGCACGAGCTTCCGTGCGATCCTCGACGACCCGGACGCCGCGACGGGCAAACGGACGCAGTTCTACTCGATGCTCGGTACGCGCGGGATCTGGCACGACGGGTGGTTCGCGAACACGGTCCACCCGGCGGCGCCGTCCAACTGGTCCCACTTCGACGACGACCGCTGGGAACTGTTCCACCTCGAGCGCGACCGGAGCCAGGTCCACGATCTCGCCGCGGCCCGCCCGGACAAACTCGACGAACTTCGTCGACTGTGGTTCGACGAGGCCGCGAAGTACGACGGGTTGCCTCTCAACGATCTCGACGTGCTCTCGGCGTTCCTGCGCGCCCGCCCGTATCTGACCGGGGCCCGCGAGTCGTTCGTGTACTACCCGGACGCCGCCGAGGTGGGGCCGGGGGCCGCACTCGAGATGCGGGGGCGTTCGTTCTCGGTCCTGGCGCGGGTGCGGCTGGAGTCCGCGGACGCGGAGGGCGTGCTGTTCGCCCACGGCGGTCGACTGGGCGGGCACACGTTGTTCGTCCAGGACGGTCGTCTGAAGTACGTCTACAACTTCCTGGGCGAGGAGGAACAGGTCGTCGTCTCGGCGGAGCCCGTCCCGCGCGAGGCCCGGGTGCTGGGGGTGCGCTTCACGCGGACCGGCGCCGCGGACGACGGCTTCACACCGGTCGGGGACGTGACCCTGCACATCGACGACCGCAACGTGGGGGCGCGCGGTGGTGTACGGATCCAACCGGCGATGTTCTCCGGTGTGGGGCAGGGAATTCGGGTGGGACGTGACACCGGGCAGTCGGTATCACGTCTGTATTCGGTGCCGTTCCGGTTCCGCGGCGGCACCGTTCTCGACGTCACCGCGGACGTCTCGGGCGTTCCCTACCTCGATCTCGAGCGCGAGATCGCGCGCGCCTTCGCGCACGACTGA